A single genomic interval of Cucumis sativus cultivar 9930 chromosome 7, Cucumber_9930_V3, whole genome shotgun sequence harbors:
- the LOC101207101 gene encoding ras-related protein Rab11C — translation MAHKVDHEYDYLFKIVLIGDSGVGKSNILSRFTRNEFCLESKSTIGVEFSTKTLQVEGKTVKAQIWDTAGQERYRAITSAYYRGAVGALLVYDLTKRQTFENVQRWLRELRDHADSNIVIVMIGNKSDLSHLRSVSEDDGQTMAEKEGLSFIETSALDATNIDKAFQTILTEIYHIISKKALAAQEAAASITHPGQGTTINVSDTSGDSNRRGCCSS, via the exons ATGGCTCATAAGGTAGACCACGAGTATGACTATTTGTTCAAGATTGTTCTGATTGGGGATTCTGGCGTTGGGAAGTCCAACATTCTTTCGAGATTTACTAGAAACGAGTTCTGCTTGGAGTCCAAATCTACCATTGGTGTTGAGTTCTCGACCAAGACTCTCCAG GTAGAAGGAAAGACAGTCAAGGCACAGATCTGGGACACAGCAGGTCAGGAGCGATACCGTGCTATTACTAGTGCTTATTATAGAGGAGCCGTTGGTGCTCTCCTTGTCTATGATCTGACAAAGAGACAGACTTTCGAGAACGTTCAAAGGTGGCTTCGGGAGTTGAGAGATCATGCAGATTCTAACATTGTGATTGTGATGATTGGAAACAAATCTGACCTAAGTCATCTTAGATCTGTCTCAGAGGATGATGGGCAGACCATGGCAGAGAAGGAAGGTCTTTCATTTATCGAGACATCGGCCTTAGATGCCACCAACATCGACAAGGCATTCCAAACCATCTTGACAGAGATCTACCATATCATCAGCAAGAAGGCATTGGCAGCCCAGGAAGCAGCTGCCAGCATCACCCATCCCGGACAAGGAACGACCATCAACGTTTCCGATACTTCTGGTGACTCAAACAGAAGGGGTTGTTGTTCTTCTTGA